The Nicotiana sylvestris chromosome 6, ASM39365v2, whole genome shotgun sequence genomic sequence TTCCCTTGCAATCATCTACAATATTGTCAGTAAAAGCACTCTTCTTTCTCACGATTAAATCTTAGCTTCTCTGAAACTCAAACTAACAAAGTGAAAAATAGTGTGTGGTTGAAAATAAAAACCTAATTTGACAGATCATAATCCATTTGCGTATCATAAAAAGTGAGTACAAATAGGGAGCCCAACCCCTTTGTATATATAACAAAGAACGTGGAAGACAAACATTAAGATTGTGACCCCCAAAACAGCTGTAGTACGTTAAAATTAAGGAATCAACGACTCATGAAACATACCATTGATGTACATAAGATTTTGCACAAGCAGTATCGATCTATATTTATCACAACTTTACTTGTAAGTATAGACGGAGCCAGAATTTTAAATTTATGGGTTCGGGATTCTAATTGTTTTAAGCTATTGGATTCTAATTAAttagttataatatatatatatatatataaaataaatttttaagaCAAATATAGAGTTCGAACCAAACTAAAGTTACTGGGTTCGACTGAACCCGCTCAGATCACTTTAGCTCCGCCCCTGCTTGTAAGTGTGTTTGGGTCCGAGATAAGTTTAAACTCTTTACTTCTTATCTCAAATTGATGTTTATTTTGTACTAATTTCAAGTAGTTTgacattttatatatattttcttcgttccaatttatgtgagatAGTTTGACTCGATAATAGAGAAAGTACTTCTTACGTCCAATTTATATGATATACTTTCTTTTTTGGTATATCTCAATAAGAATGTCATACTTTTTTatagaaataatttaactttaaatttcttattttatcTTTAGTGAGATGATTTACTGTCACTCAAATATTTATGACTTGTTATTGCCGCATAAATTGAGATGGAAGGAGTAATACTTTTCAAACTTATGATCCAACGTGTCATTATTTTTTATAcgaattaataaaaatatagtatCGCATATATTGGAACAGAAGAAATacctttttctttttggaaaaaaaaaaacatgataCACACTGTATATTTGTAGTAGAGAATGTTTTCATATAGCAGTGAGACCCCTCATAGAAGTGTGTCTCCACCACTAATATGTACAGCTATATGCACATATTTTGGCATaatgtttttttttctatttttcttgttaATTTCTCGAGGTCAAAGTTATACAGTTGGAAGATGTTGTCTACTCCACTTAATTAGTATGTTATTTATTATGACTTATGATGTTGGTAGTGAAGTAGTTGTTTTTTGGACCCATCTATCCAGTTTCAAATTTTCCATTCTTGGAAAAAAATCAAGAATAAATTTAATCTTTCTTTTTGACTTAATTAATCTAGAGATAAATAAATTGACTCAAGTAAATAAGAAATAGAGGTAAATTTTGGAGTTTGTCTTCTTAAGGTTACTGTGATCATACATAGGTATAGTAAGTGGAATTGCATCAATAGTTTGTATATACATTTTATCCCGATTAACTTACACTAACAATATAATATAAAGAATTTTTATATGTCAATATAATTAACCTGTTGTAAAATAACATGTTTTTGTCGAATTTTCTAGGTTACTAGCTAGTTCTACTTATTAGATAATTACTTATAGTTATTTTTAAAATGACCTGACAGTCGATGTACAGAGattaaattcttttttttctatATAATAAAATGTCTTCGCGTAACTGGTAAAATTGCCGTCATGTGACCAAGAGGTTAGGGTTTGAGCCGTAAAAATAGTCTCTTGCAAAATGCAGGAtaaggttgcgtacaatagacccttgtagtTCGGTCCTTCCCgaaaccccgcgcatagcggaagcttagtATACAGGACTGTCCTTCCCTTTTTTTAATAGTAGAATAGGCAACATGTCAACATTCATCCATGTTACTAACTAGGTCCCAAAGTGCAAAAAAGTTAAAAAAGGACAAACTTCAAATAGAATAGTTAATTATCATAAAGAACAAGAGGAAGACTAGATTTTCACATAACAATTGAAAAGAATAAATGCATACATTAAAGAATGCAACCACTTCCATTAAAGAACAATAATAAGCTAAGTAACCATTAGTCTTCTCCCTCAATTTTAAGATCATCCATTTTGAACAATCTGTTAATCGTATCATCTTCTTTTCTTACTACATTGCTAATAACCAATcatcaaattttgttttaatttataaaaaaaaaagttcacCACTATAGGGTGAATTCAGTAGGTTCAACTGAACCAATTCTTTTTGACTCGAATTGTTTATACATATGCAAAAATGAATTCAAAACGTATACATATAATAATAAGATCACACTCATTCTAAAATTTAGCAAGAATAAAACTCGACCAACTCGTTCAACGACTCAGGTTGAGGATCAGCATTTTGAAGCATCCATAGCAAATGTTCAAAGAGAACAACTTCACAACCAACAGTAATATAATCATCTGAATCACCAGTCCTTTCAACAAGTTCTCTAAAGAGAGGATGATCAACAACATCGGAGCTAACGAGGTATTCGCGACGCGATTTACCAACGTAGACAGGGTGTAAATTTTTGTTTTCATAGGAATTATATGAATCATTGTCGTAAGAAGAATGATTTGTGGTTACCATGGAAATGGTGTTGTTGCTGTTGACACGGCTAAGTTTGAAAGATTGCATTTTTTTCAAGACTGACTTGATTTTTGTAAGCTTGCCTCCTTTGGTcatggctatttttgtaaaagagagatagagagaaaaagaGGAGAAGAGAGAAGGATTTTGAAAAAAAGGAGAGTTTAAGAAGATTTTGGTGTTTGTGAGAAAGAGGGAGGAAGGTTCGTATATAAAGGGGAGCTTAAGACTTAGAGGAGTATAAAGGTAAAATAGCATGGTCGGACCCTAAGTGGTTCCGGGTCTAAATTAATCAGATAGTAAGTTTCGAATATCAGATTATTTTAATTAAAGTAACTTATTTCTTTGTTTCAATTTatgttttggtgttaaactaggcacaaaattttaaaaagaaagacttttaatGTGTTCTAACTATGTCATAGACATTTTTGTgacataaattattttattaaaagtaaaataaaaattttaaaataaattgtcTCTATGTATACAAATGTAGGTTTCTTTTGAAACTACCaaaaaagaagggcaagttacATATTTGACCGGTTGGCCAAAAATAATTACATTCGTTagccaaatatataaaaaagtatgaattatatatatatatatatatatatatatatatattgggagtAGCTATACTATATTCTccccatttcaatttatgtgaacatatttCTCTTTTAATTCGTGCAAAAAAGAATGACCTTTTttcatatttgaaaataatttgctTTTATGTAATAATGTAATTATAGCCAGACAAAATATATGTGTCTTATTTTACACAACAAATtcaaaaatcttctttttttcttaaaactTTGTGCTCAATCAAATAGGTTTAGATAAATTAAAACAGAGGgagtataatttatttattttcaagaaaaaagagaagaaagtggATATATGAGTACATTGAATTGCTTAAAGCACTTGGAGGACCCGCATTAGTGTTTCATATTGGTACCAAGTTTTGTGGCAGGGAAATGAAAACCAGCTACGGCTTTGGACCTTTTAAGGGGACCATTTTTGTAAGGGGTGCTAAATGAATAATACTCtatcctttttttattttatgtggcATTGTTTGAATGAatattttgataaaaaaaattaaaacttgtAATCTTAAATAAGTCATAATATTTTCATAGCAGTAAGTTTTTAAGATTAAACTGAAAATCTAAAATTAAGttattctttaaacataaatgtAGCATTCTATTTCGAACAAACTAAAAGTAAAGAGTACTACATAACATTGATTAGAGAAATTATTAATTAAATGGGATTTTAAACTAAGAGTAAAAAGCGTCATACATAAGATTAATTAGATAGACTATTAAATGGGTTTCTGATGTGATTATACTTACGTGGTAATTTATACATGGAATTATAGTTAAGACTTACTCcgtccggttcacaataagtgaccagtttactttttcattttggttcaaaataagtgtccagttaGGTAATCAagaaaaattcaatttgtttttactcTTTTACCCTTATGTGCATGtccctaaaaagttttctcaCTCCTCACTATAACTATGTGACCAATATTTAATAAGGGTAATTTAGTcatactaggtatttttgtataggaTTTAGCATTTTCTTAATGGACGTGCTAAAAGGAAACTGGTCACTTGTTACGAATCGGAAGGAGTAATTTAATTTAAGTGTTTATTAcaaaaattaattccataattctTGGTGTAATTAATTGAAAGTCGAATGATCAATCCTGATATTATCGAGAAAAAATAGTCAACATTGAAAATTGGTATCTAATTGCAAATATCACCTTGAATCGGTGTTTTGGGACACATGTCCACCATTATCTTTTCTTCGTGTTactcaaaataagtgattttttggttgttttcacacaaattaagaaatacattttttaacattaattaacaatgaaattgatcatattaacctTTACAATCTATTCACATAAACACTCATAACACATACTTCAATATTAATTACTCCAAGAGCAATGTAggggaaaaaaaaattaattcattcttaaaatttgaaaaaaatatttattttagatcacaagaaaaaagccaaaaaatcacttattttggaccggagggagtaatatttTTATCCTCTCAACTCAAGGCTTAAAAGCTATGTTCAATGTTCAAGAATTTCAAGGCCAACGACCTATTGTTTGCTTACAAGTTTTTCTTGTTTCTTTCAATTTAGCTTACCAACCAGAAATTACAGTTGTTGGTCTCTGAATATGCTATAAACGCGCAGAAATATATGTTGTCCTAATTTAAAAGTGGTGTACGGATCAATTTGCGTGCATTCAATTATTTTATCGAAGTCGTCTCACGCTTCAATTATTTTCTTAGGTAATCACAGGTATCGAGTTACATTGTCCATGAAAGTACTCACTCAAGGGCGTAGTAAGGTTCAAGCAAGGAAATTCATTTGAATCCGATCCCCCTTAATTATCTGGAAAATTATATTTTGTGCATAGGGTATAAATGACTTTTTTGTTTTATATAAACGGTTGAATTTCCTTGGACATAGGTAAAGATTCTAGTGTAATAGCATATGTATGATGCCCATGACGGAGGGTGGGCTGACGAGGGTGAGTCAAGCAAGACTGGCAGGCTTCTAAAAATGGTAAGCTTATAAAGAAGGGGTGCACATGTCACCTAGAGGCGAATTCATCGTAAGAGAGGAAAGTGAAGAGCTTTATAAGGTATGACACAAGTTCACATGATATGTGTATTTTTGGGGCTCAATGTGGCATAGCCCAAAAGATAAATCCGTGCGGACCTAAGCCAAAATAGACAATACGTGTCATGTGTTTGAGTCTGTTACAATACGGTAGTTCAAAAATTACTTCATATCATAGCTCCAAATCCTGCATGTGTGGTGTtctagtatttttttttattttttgaattcctTTTACATGAAATCCGGACTCCGCCACTATAATTACCTAATATATTTGATCTTTACTGAAATTTAATCGACTATAGTCTCCAATAATTTAGCTCATTCCATTGACCCATATATATTACATAGGTTGGTGCATGCATGCTGTGTCCGACTTCCAATTAATTCTCTTTTtaaattttgtttctttttataaTCTTAAAAGAAGGATTAGCTAtggatattattttttttaacaaaagcatTAGTTGAAAGGAACTTCCTTTTCAATTAGCTTTGTTGAATGAGGACAAAGTAGAGGTGGTAACGACCTGGATTCATTTATTTGTTTTTTCGTGAGAGAATATCAACTCTTCatctttaattaattaatccaAGGAATAATTAGCTCTTCATCTAAATAATTAATCATTAGAAATTAAATTAAACTCGTCAAATATATAACTCTTTTATTATATAAACGTACGTCAAATTCTTCTTAAACTTGCTTGAATCTTTATAACATTTATATATTACTTAATTTCACGTAAGCTGATAGACATAGTCTTAATCTAGATTACATgcaattttttaattataaaaggttgtgagttcgagtctcccaagagcaaggtgggaagttcttggagggaaggatgtcgggggtctatttggaaacagcctctctacctcggggtaggggtaaggtctgcagacacactaccctccccagaccccactaagtgggattatactgggttgttgttgtattaATCAATAAATTGGGGCAGCAAATTGAGAAGACAGGATATGAAGAGAGGAAGAGTTCAAAGAATACTAATAATGAGGTTTCTTTCGTCTTTGTGCAATGCATACATGAACTTTCAAAGAATATGGAAAGTTATCACCAAAATACGTGGTGCGGTAGATGGAGCTGTTTTTCCCTTAATCATATGTTTCGAGTTCGAGCCCTAGGTATAGAAAAATCCTTAGTAGGGAGCACTTCCCCTCGAATGGGGCCCTACACAGTGCGAATTCGAATATTGTCAGACTCCAATATTGGGGATACCGGATGGaaaccaaaaaaaacaaaaaggaaagttTCATTGAATTAGGTTAGATGAAAGTAGAGTAAAGCTCGTTCATGGGTAGGGTAAGAACTTAAAAAGTGATGAATTAATAATTGTAAGTGATAGGCTAGATGAACTTAACATAAAGATATTGTCAATCTGTATAAAATATAACACCGTTT encodes the following:
- the LOC104233335 gene encoding auxin-responsive protein SAUR76-like, yielding MTKGGKLTKIKSVLKKMQSFKLSRVNSNNTISMVTTNHSSYDNDSYNSYENKNLHPVYVGKSRREYLVSSDVVDHPLFRELVERTGDSDDYITVGCEVVLFEHLLWMLQNADPQPESLNELVEFYSC